One part of the Candidatus Kouleothrix ribensis genome encodes these proteins:
- a CDS encoding thymidylate kinase-like protein codes for MKRLIAHLEALGKRPRHLWLRFPFFVSIPLLVYARLRGYSWHEESPEGRHGYWDFGRSRLLRSVLPWLLVLDAWLAAVRRVYIPLWDARPIVCERFVIDMLVDLAVAFDDVALHQTLPGQLLVRLIPHEAVVIVLDLDAQTVRARRADLIEDRRLEAKLAMFRQVSQAFGFPVLSSTLPVAEVDRRIQETIGAHNGY; via the coding sequence GTGAAGCGCCTGATCGCGCATCTGGAGGCATTAGGTAAGCGACCGCGTCATCTTTGGCTTCGCTTTCCATTTTTTGTGAGTATCCCGCTATTAGTCTATGCCCGGTTGAGAGGGTATAGTTGGCACGAAGAAAGTCCAGAGGGGCGCCATGGTTATTGGGATTTCGGCCGCTCTCGTCTGCTGCGCAGTGTTCTCCCTTGGCTATTGGTTCTAGATGCCTGGTTAGCGGCGGTTCGCCGGGTGTATATACCGCTGTGGGATGCTCGGCCGATCGTGTGCGAGCGATTTGTGATCGATATGCTGGTTGACCTCGCAGTCGCATTCGATGATGTTGCGTTGCATCAAACGCTGCCAGGTCAGCTCTTGGTTCGGCTAATACCACACGAAGCTGTCGTGATCGTTCTCGACTTAGACGCACAGACCGTTCGGGCGCGCAGGGCAGATCTGATAGAGGATCGGCGGCTCGAAGCTAAACTGGCCATGTTTCGCCAAGTGAGCCAGGCTTTCGGCTTTCCTGTGCTATCGAGTACACTTCCAGTGGCTGAGGTTGATCGGCGTATTCAAGAGACAATAGGTGCTCACAATGGCTATTGA